One part of the Rutidosis leptorrhynchoides isolate AG116_Rl617_1_P2 chromosome 1, CSIRO_AGI_Rlap_v1, whole genome shotgun sequence genome encodes these proteins:
- the LOC139867027 gene encoding vacuolar protein sorting-associated protein 41 homolog, with protein sequence MSPKPSENGTEGDDEREEDDEQDTEEEDTNNEEAEDEEEEDEPRLKYQRMGGTVPSLLSNDAASCVAVAERMIALGTHSGSVHILDFLGNQVKEFKAHTAAVNDLCFDIEGEFIGSCSDDGSVVIISLFTDEKLKFEYHRPMKAIAIDPDYARKSSRRFVAGGLAGNLYFNVKKWLGYRDQVLHSGEGPIHAVKWRTSLIVWANDAGVKVYDAANDQRVTFIERPRGSPRPEILLPHLVWQDDALLVIGWGTTIKIASIKTNQAGGVNGSYRQITSSNMNQVDIVASFQTSYFISGVAPFGDSLVVLAYIPGEEDGDKEFSSSVPSRQGNAQRPEVHVVTWNNDELATDALPVLGFEHYKAKDYSLAHVPFSGSSYAGGQWAAGDEPLYYVVSPKDVVIAKPRDAEDHINWLLQHGWHEKALAAVEAGQGRSELLDEVGSRYLDHLIVERKYAEAASLCPKVLRGSASAWERWVFHFAHLRQLPVLVPYIPTENPVLRDTAYEVALVALATIPSSHKDLLSAVKSWPPAIYSASPIIAAIEPQLNTSSMTDELKEALAVLYEIDGQYEKAFALYADLTKPDIFEFIEKHNLHDVIREKVFQLMVIDHKRTVSLLIQYRDLITPAEVVSQLLASKKQTDSRYFLYEYLHALFGVNPHAGRDYHDMQVELYAEYDQKMLLPFLRSSQHYMLEKAYEICLKKDLLSEQVFILGRMGNAKQALAVIIDKQGDIEEAVEFVSMQHDDDLWEELIRQCINKPEMVGVLLEHTVGNLDPLYIVNIVPNGLEIPRLRDRLVKIITDYRTETSLRHGCNDILKADIVNLLVKYYKEARRAIYLSNEEKGTRSKIDAGTNPMDRAPVLKSMEAKSKTRAGGRCCICFDPLSIQNASVIVFFCCHAYHLHCLMDSTNSITTQKRANTSGNSYANGDYIEDEDDQNTPSGTSRMRCIMCTTAAG encoded by the exons GTTAAGGAATTTAAAGCTCATACTGCTGCTGTCAATGATCTCTGCTTTGACATAGAGGGTGAATTCATTGGAAGCTGTTCAGATGATGGGTCTGTGGTAATTATCAGTCTTTTTACAGATGAGAAACTCAAGTTTGAATATCATCGTCCTATGAAGGCCATTGCAATAGATCCAGATTATGCAAGGAAATCATCTAGAAGATTTGTTGCTGGTGGTTTGGCTGGAAATTTATATTTTAATGTAAAGAAATGGTTAGGCTACCGTGATCAG GTTTTGCATTCCGGGGAAGGTCCTATTCATGCAGTGAAATGGAGAACAAGCCTAATTGTGTGGGCTAACGACGCCGGCGTTAAAGTTTACGATGCTGCTAATGATCAACGTGTTACTTTTATTGAACGACCTAGAGGTAGCCCACGGCCCGAGATTCTACTTCCTCACTTAGTTTGGCAG GATGATGCTCTCCTTGTTATTGGTTGGGGAACGACTATAAAAATTGCATCGATAAAAACAAATCAGGCTGGAGGTGTGAATGGCTCGTATAGGCAAATTACGTCTTCTAACATGAACCAAGTTGACATAGTGGCTTCTTTTCAAACCAGTTACTTTATATCGGGAGTTGCTCCCTTTGGTGACTCGTTGGTTGTTCTAGCTTATATACCCGGGGAAGAAGATGGAGACAAGGAATTCAGCAGCAGTGTTCCTTCACGACAG GGGAATGCACAAAGACCAGAAGTGCATGTAGTGACATGGAACAATGATGAGCTGGCAACAGATGCATTACCCGTACTTGGCTTTGAACATTACAAAGCAAAAGATTATTCACTTGCCCATGTTCCTTTCTCAG GTAGCAGCTATGCAGGGGGTCAATGGGCTGCTGGTGATGAACCATTATATTATGTTGTCTCCCCAAAAGATGTAGTTATTGCCAAACCTAG GGATGCAGAAGATCATATTAATTGGCTTTTACAGCATGGATGGCACGAGAAAGCTTTAGCAGCAGTTGAAGCTGGGCAGGGGCGTAGTGAGCTTCTTGATGAG GTGGGATCAAGATATCTGGATCATTTGATTGTAGAAAGGAAATATGCTGAAGCAGCTTCTTTATGTCCAAAAGTGTTACGAGGCTCTGCATCAGCATGGGAGAG ATGGGTTTTCCACTTTGCTCATCTCCGCCAGCTTCCTGTGTTAGTTCCATACATCCCAACAGAAAACCCGGTACTACGAGATACTGCTTATGAG GTTGCTCTTGTAGCTTTAGCAACAATTCCATCTTCCCACAAGGATCTTCTATCTGCGGTAAAATCATGGCCACCCGCAATATACTCTGCATCACCGATCATTGCAGCTATAGAACCCCAACTTAACACGTCATCCATGACTGACGAGCTTAAAGAG GCACTGGCAGTGCTGTATGAAATCGATGGGCAATATGAGAAAGCTTTTGCACTTTATGCTGAT CTTACAAAACCAGATATCTTTGAGTTCATTGAGAAGCATAACTTGCATGATGTCATTCGCGAGAAG GTTTTTCAACTAATGGTAATTGATCACAAGCGTACAGTGTCACTATTAATCCAGTACCGGGACTTAATTACTCCTGCTGAAGTTGTTTCTCAACTTCTGGCTTCAAAAAAGCAAACCGATTCTCGATACTTTCTGTACGAGTATTTGCATGCGCTATTTGGAGTTAACCCTCACGCTGGTAGAGACTATCATGACATGCAG GTCGAGCTTTATGCGGAGTATGATCAAAAGATGCTGCTTCCTTTCCTTCGGAGTAGTCAGCATTACATGCTCGAAAAG GCATATGAAATTTGTCTCAAGAAAGATTTACTAAGTGAACAAGTTTTCATCCTTGGAAGAATGGGGAATGCAAAACAAGCCCTTGCTGTTATTATAGACAAACAAGGGGATATAGAAGAG GCTGTAGAGTTTGTCAGTATGCAGCATGATGACGACCTGTGGGAAGAACTTATTAGGCAGTGCATTAATAAGCCTGAAATG GTTGGTGTTTTGTTAGAACATACTGTCGGAAACCTTGATCCTCTCTATATTGTTAATATTGTACCCAATGGTTTGGAGATCCCTCG GCTGAGGGACCGTTTAGTCAAAATTATCACAGATTATAGGACTGAAACTTCTCTGAGGCATGGTTGTAATGATATACTTAAG GCTGATATTGTTAACCTTTTAGTCAAATATTACAAAGAAGCTAGGCGAGCAATATACTTGAGCAACGAAGAAAAAGGAACACGTTCTAAAATTGACGCAGGCACCAACCCAATGGACCGAGCCCCTGTTCTAAAATCCATGGAAGCTAAGTCGAAAACCCGAGCAGGTGGACGGTGTTGCATCTGTTTTGACCCTTTGTCAATTCAAAATGCATCAGTCATCGTATTCTTTTGTTGTCATGCGTACCACTTGCATTGTCTCATGGATTCCACTAATTCTATAACCACCCAAAAAAGGGCAAATACGTCTGGCAATTCGTACGCTAATGGTGATTACATCGAGGATGAAGATGACCAAAATACCCCTTCAGGTACCTCTAGGATGCGATGCATTATGTGTACCACAGCTGCTGGTTGA
- the LOC139891723 gene encoding aspartic proteinase 36-like — MTIATTFTSCSIVVAVLLQCVVVICESPAYLKLERAVPHNDQIELSQLRDRDTLRHCRFLKQDEQQHFSKDVIDFAVKGTYDPYIVGLYYTKVQLGSPPKEYYVQVDTGSDVLWVSCKDCKGCPTSSGLKVPIVFFDPESSSTSSLVSSSDKMCSIGIESDEAVSTKKQCTYTFKYGDGSSTSGYYVSDLIHLDMMSDNTNVSSQVMFGCSTAQSGELSRPERAVDGIFGFGQQGLSVIKQLASQGAAPDAFSHCLVGDGDGGGILVLGQILDPHMVYSPLVSSETHYSLELHSISVNNQTLKIDSSVFRSSHNRKGTIIDSGTTLGYLAEQAYDPFVEAITKSVSQSVHAVESKGYHCYITKNSVSEMFPSVSLNFAGDASMVLKPENYLLKQKTVDGGSAWCIAFQKVKGLGVTILGDIVLKDKSVVYDLGGQRIGWVDHDCKKPVNVSTKSSGRRRISNANNPLQNARYLLTPIMILTSMLHISIFSSFFLITL; from the exons ATGACGATTGCGACGACTTTCACATCGTGTAGCATTGTCGTGGCGGTGTTGTTGCAGTGTGTGGTCGTTATTTGCGAGTCTCCGGCCTATCTTAAACTTGAGAGAGCTGTTCCGCACAACGATCAAATAGAGTTGAGCCAACTTAGAGATAGAGATACTTTAAGGCATTGTAGATTCTTGAAGCAGGACGAACAACAACATTTTTCAAAAGATGTTATCGATTTCGCAGTTAAAGGAACTTATGATCCTTATATCGTTGG GCTTTATTATACAAAAGTCCAATTGGGTTCTCCACCAAAGGAATACTATGTACAAGTTGATACGGGCAGCGACGTGTTATGGGTCAGCTGTAAAGATTGCAAAGGTTGCCCAACATCGAGCGGACTCAAA GTTCCAATTGTGTTTTTTGACCCTGAAAGTTCATCGACGTCTTCTTTAGTATCTAGTTCAGACAAAATGTGTTCTATTGGAATCGAATCTGATGAAGCAGTTAGTACAAAGAAGCAGTGCACTTATACATTTAAGTATGGAGATGGTAGTTCAACGTCGGGTTATTATGTATCTGATTTAATCCATTTGGATATGATGTCTGATAACACAAATGTTTCATCGCAAGTTATGTTCGG TTGTAGCACAGCTCAATCAGGAGAGTTGTCAAGACCCGAAAGAGCGGTTGATGGGATATTTGGGTTTGGTCAACAAGGTTTGTCTGTTATCAAACAACTCGCTTCGCAAGGTGCGGCTCCTGATGCGTTTTCGCATTGTCTTGTTGGTGATGGTGACGGTGGCGGTATTTTGGTTCTTGGTCAAATCTTGGATCCACATATGGTCTACTCACCACTTGTTTCGTCAGA GACACATTATAGTCTAGAGTTGCACAGTATTTCTGTCAATAATCAAACGCTGAAGATCGATTCATCAGTTTTTAGATCATCACATAACCGAAAAGGAACCATAATTGATTCTGGAACAACTCTCGGATATTTAGCAGAACAGGCCTACGATCCTTTTGTGGAAGCT ATTACGAAGTCCGTTTCTCAATCTGTCCATGCTGTTGAATCAAAGGGATATCATTGTTATATAACTAAGAATAG tGTCTCTGAGATGTTTCCGAGTGTGAGCTTAAATTTTGCTGGTGATGCTTCAATGGTTTTAAAACCTGAGAACTATCTCTTGAAACAAAAGACAGTG GATGGTGGATCAGCATGGTGTATTGCGTTTCAGAAGGTCAAGGGTCTAGGAGTCACTATTTTAGGAG ACATTGTTCTGAAAGACAAGAGTGTTGTTTACGACTTGGGCGGTCAAAGGATCGGATGGGTTGACCATGACT GTAAAAAACCAGTAAACGTGTCTACTAAATCAAGTGGTCGCAGAAGGATATCAAATGCTAATAATCCGCTGCAAAATGCACGTTACTTGCTGACTCCGATTATGATTCTCACTTCAATGTTACATATATCGATATTTAGTAGTTTCTTCCTTATAACATTATAG
- the LOC139886414 gene encoding uncharacterized protein → MASKKKDPAWKYGVEIEHNVPEGVGKKGYKYIQCNFCGKTIKGGVKRMKEHLACTHKDVAPCEHVPQKVKDEITLYLKQFKDNKISSQSYFEENVGSGAYYNPTNNSGTGSRGMRGPMDRFVNEPNDNGPEATSPNAKEQRKQVCMDIGRFFFENGIPFNVATSPSFTNMLRSVGNFGRGFKPPSMHELRTWILDEEVKTTNAMVDDIKATWKKTGVSLLSDGWSDMRNRSLINFLVNNQYGTVFLKTVDASDCIKNAQKIFELLDEVVEEIGEDIVVQVVTDNASAYKAAGNLLMKKRPSLYWTPCAAHCIDLMLEKIGELPQHKNALLKAKKISNFIYNHQWVLSLARKMLKKDLLRPAATRFATAFLTVQSVYELKARLQQMFVSNEWRDCDWSKKSDGKEVKKIVMDDTYFWPSVVYSIKTTMPLVEVLRLVDGEKTPAMGFIYGAMDECKEKIAKNFNSDVSFYKEIWEIIDNKWDFQMHRDLHAAAYYLNPRYRWSPNVSEHAEIKRGLYGVLNRLVKDTNVFMKIEDQLIEYKEKQGLFGYKGSLLSYKTRPPVQWWDQYGDDTPELKAFALKVIGLTCSASACERNWSTFNQVHTKRRNRLGTKRMNDLVYIMYNRKLKQKFMKKKNEEEDPLCIENVMSDDEWLIGESSETHAEEDGGGR, encoded by the exons ATGGCTAGTAAAAAGAAAGATCCCGCATGGAAGTACGGGGTAGAAATAGAACATAATGTACCCGAAGGTGTTGGGAAAAAAGGTTACAAATATATCCAATGCAATTTTTGTGGTAAAACCATCAAAGGGGGAGTGAAAAGAATGAAAGAACACCTTGCGTGTACACACAAAGATGTTGCACCATGTGAACATGTTCCTCAAAAGGTGAAAGATGAAATAACTTTGTACTTGAAGCAATTCAAGGATAATAAAATTTCTTCACAATCATACTTTGAAGAGAATGTGGGAAGTGGGGCATATTACAACCCTACTAACAATAGTGGTACCGGTTCTAGAGGCATGAGAGGACCAATGGACCGGTTTGTAAATGAGCCCAACGATAATGGACCGGAAGCGACATCGCCGAATGCTAAAGAGCAACGAAAACAAGTGTGCATGGATATCGGCAGGTTCTTTTTTgagaatggaatcccattcaacgtAGCAACTAGTCCTTCTTTTACAAATATGCTACGTTCGGTCGGAAATTTTGGTCGTGGATTCAAGCCCCCTTCTATGCATGAGTTAAGGACATGGATCCTTGATGAAGAAGTTAAAACAACAAACGCAATGGTCGATGACATTAAGGCTACTTGGAAAAAAACCGGAGTTTCATTGTTATCTGATGGTTGGTCGGACATGAGAAATCGAAGCTTGATCAACTTTTTAGTCAACAATCAATATGGGACTGTTTTTTTGAAGACTGTTGATGCATCAGATTGTATAAAAAATGCTCAAAAAATTTTTGAGCTACTTGATGAAGTTGTTGAAGAGATTGGTGAAGACATTGTCGTGCAAGTGGTGACCGATAATGCTAGTGCATACAAGGCCGCGGGAAACTTGTTAATGAAAAAGAGACCAAGCTTGTATTGGACCCCGTGTGCGGCCCATTGCATTGATTTAATGCTTGAAAAAATTGGAGAGTTGCCTCAACACAAGAATGCTTTGCTTAAGGCCAAAAAAATTAGCAACTTCATTTATAATCATCAATGGGTATTGAGTTTAGCCCGAAAGATGCTAAAAAAAGATCTTCTTCGACCCGCCGCCACAAGATTCGCCACGGCATTTTTAACCGTCCAAAGTGTTTATGAATTAAAGGCTCGTTTGCAACAAATGTTTGTGTCAAATGAATGGAGGGATTGTGATTGGTCTAAGAAAAGTGATGGGAAAGAGGTAAAGAAGATAGTGATGGATGATACATATTTTTGGCCTTCGGTGGTTTATTCTATTAAAACCACAATGCCACTTGTTGAGGTTTTAAGACTTGTTGATGGGGAGAAAACACCGGCAATGGGGTTTATATATGGAGCCATGGATGAGTGCAAAGAAAAGATTGCAAAAAACTTTAATAGCGACGTCTCATTTTATAAAGAGATATGGGAAATCATTGATAACAAGTGGGATTTTCAAATGCATCGTGACTTGCATGCGGCTGCGTACTACTTGAATCCACGATATCGATGGAGTCCCAATGTATCCGAGCATGCGGAGATAAAGAGAGGGTTGTACGGTGTCTTGAATAGACTCGTCAAGGATACGAATGTCTtcatgaagattgaagatcaattgATTGAATACAAAGAGAAACAAGGGTTGTTTGGCTATAAAGGATCTTTGCTATCGTACAAGACACGTCCACCGG TTCAATGGTGGGACCAATATGGAGATGATACACCGGAACTCAAGGCCTTTGCACTAAAAGTTATAGGTCTTACATGTTCGGCTTCAGCTTGTGAGCGTAATTGGAGTACTTTCAACCAAGTGCATACAAAAAGAAGAAACCGTTTGGGTACTAAAAGAATGAATGACTTGGTGTACATCATGTACAATAGAAAGTTGAAGCAAAAATTCatgaagaagaaaaatgaagaagaAGATCCTTTATGCATTGAAAATGTCATGTCTGATGATGAGTGGTTAATTGGTGAGTCAAGTGAAACTCATGCCGAAGAAGATGGGGGGGGAAGATAA
- the LOC139891734 gene encoding uncharacterized protein — translation MTQTLLHILALLLVLIGTFVTAIRSSRPTLSILSNEPFSYAEYDNLLGPDFEVFNYTQTLDHFNFKPESYMTFQQRYIMNFKYWGGCNTSSPIFVYMGAEIDVTKLVFISGFFQILSSRFKGLMVYIEHRYYGTSMPFGSKEEAYKDANNLGFFSSEQALADYAQLITSLKQSLSAQNCPVIAVGGSYGGMLATWFRLKYPHIVYGALAASAPILYFEGLTPENGYAVVVSNDFNSTSESCYKTIRESWYEIDRVADQPNGLLNLSKMFNTCLPLNTTQELKDSLESRYNYIAQYNYNNSLHKFCNASDALGNETYVLSKVMAGYNAVFGQRCNMVINEGLSKDFGWDWQSCTEMVMPMGRGENDTMFQAKPFDIINFTKQCELVFGVTPRLYWAPIEFGGYDIKQVLSKFGSNIIFSNGLRDPYCSGGVLQNISDSIIAIYTQEGHHCWDLHTPTASDPDWLVAQRTTEIKVVEEWLAAYI, via the exons ATGACTCAAACATTACTTCATATATTAGCATTGCTACTCGTGCTCATCGGAACATTTGTTACTGCGATACGTTCCAGTAGACCAACATTGAGTATTCTGAGTAATGAACCCTTCTCCTACGCGGAGTACGATAACCTTCTTGGTCCTGATTTTGAAGTCTTTAATTATACACAAACACTTGATCATTTCAACTTTAAGCCCGAAAGTTACATGACGTTTCAACAACGATATATTATGAATTTTAAATATTGGGGTGGGTGCAATACAAGCTCTCCGATCTTTGTATACATGGGTGCCGAGATAGATGTGACAAAGTTGGTGTTTATTTCGGGGTTTTTTCAAATCCTTTCATCGCGGTTCAAGGGGCTGATGGTATATATAGAG CATAGGTATTATGGGACATCAATGCCGTTTGGATCCAAAGAAGAAGCATATAAAGATGCCAATAATCTTGGATTTTTCAGTTCAGAACAAGCATTAGCAGACTATGCACAGTTAATCACAAGTCTTAAACAAAGCCTATCAGCACAAAATTGTCCTGTTATAGCTGTAGGAGGATCCTATGGCGGAA TGTTAGCCACATGGTTTCGGTTGAAGTATCCACACATCGTGTATGGTGCATTGGCAGCATCCGCCCCCATTCTCTACTTCGAAGGTCTAACTCCTGAAAACGGATATGCTGTAGTGGTTTCTAACGATTTTAAT AGTACAAGTGAAAGTTGCTACAAAACCATTAGAGAGTCTTGGTATGAAATTGATAGAGTTGCAGATCAGCCCAATGGGCTTTTAAACCTTTCTAAAATGTTCAACACGTGCTT ACCACTTAACACGACACAAGAACTCAAGGACAGTTTGGAAAGCCGATACAACTATATTGCTCAGTATAATTACAATAATTCGCTACACAAGTTTTGCAATGCATCTGACGCGCTTGGTAACGAGACATATGTTTTAAGTAAAGTGATGGCAGGGTACAATGCGGTTTTTGGACAACGTTGCAATATGGTAATTAACGAAGGTCTAAGCAAAGATTTTGGCTGGGACTGGCAG TCATGTACAGAAATGGTAATGCCAATGGGACGTGGTGAAAATGACACAATGTTTCAAGCCAAGCCTTTTGATATAATCAACTTTACAAAACAATGTGAACTTGTGTTTGGTGTTACCCCAAGACTTTATTGGGCACCAATAGAGTTTGGAGGCTAT GATATAAAACAAGTGCTAAGTAAATTTGGTAGTAACATTATTTTTTCTAATGGATTACGTGACCCATACTGTTCTGGAGG AGTTCTTCAAAACATATCGGACTCGATAATTGCTATATATACACAAGAAG GGCACCATTGCTGGGATTTGCATACTCCGACAGCTAGTGATCCAGATTGGTTGGTTGCACAACGTACGACAGAAATCAAAGTCGTAGAAGAATGGTTAGCAGCATATATATAA